From a single Candidatus Izimaplasma bacterium HR1 genomic region:
- the potD gene encoding Spermidine/putrescine-binding periplasmic protein precursor, whose amino-acid sequence MKKIFMLISGLILVFALSACGNSVETLRVLNWGEYMDESLVDQFEEEYDVKVVYDIVDSNEAMELRIKSGTTKYDIAFPSDYMIDKLRQQDLLNEIDYDLLPGLDNVSFKSEVSSLTADEAYNDFFVPYFWGTLGIMYNTDEVDEEDLTGFDVLFDPNTEYKIGMYDSARDAAAAAFLAQGYNVNTNITTELTATEDYMAAGVYDYFGTDNLKTLVQSGNLDMALVYSGDYFDQLYVAEEAELEINFAYFVPETTNIWVDGFVIPTTSENIDLAHKFINFFLDLDVTSQNADWVGYAPVLTESYNLLVSDEYGYGEYDNYDPFPAGTTRQVYKFISDTRFTRLNELLDIAKID is encoded by the coding sequence GTGAAAAAAATATTTATGTTAATAAGTGGTTTAATTCTTGTCTTTGCACTTAGTGCTTGTGGGAATAGTGTAGAAACACTTAGGGTTTTAAACTGGGGAGAATATATGGATGAGTCATTAGTTGATCAATTTGAAGAGGAATATGATGTTAAAGTTGTTTATGATATCGTTGATAGTAATGAAGCTATGGAGTTACGTATCAAATCGGGAACAACAAAATACGATATCGCATTTCCAAGTGATTATATGATCGATAAATTACGTCAACAAGATTTACTAAACGAAATAGATTATGATTTATTACCAGGGTTAGATAATGTTTCATTTAAATCAGAAGTTTCAAGTTTAACTGCAGATGAAGCATACAATGATTTCTTTGTACCTTATTTTTGGGGGACTTTAGGGATTATGTATAATACTGATGAAGTAGATGAAGAAGATCTTACTGGGTTTGATGTGTTATTTGATCCGAACACTGAATACAAAATAGGAATGTATGATTCAGCAAGAGATGCAGCAGCTGCAGCATTCTTAGCACAAGGTTACAATGTGAATACAAACATAACGACAGAATTAACTGCTACAGAAGATTACATGGCTGCTGGAGTTTATGATTATTTTGGTACTGATAATTTAAAGACATTAGTTCAAAGTGGAAATCTAGATATGGCTTTAGTATATAGTGGTGATTATTTTGATCAATTATATGTTGCTGAAGAAGCTGAATTAGAAATTAATTTTGCATACTTTGTTCCAGAAACTACGAATATTTGGGTTGATGGATTTGTTATTCCGACAACAAGTGAGAACATAGATTTAGCACATAAATTTATCAACTTCTTCCTTGATCTTGATGTTACTTCACAAAATGCAGATTGGGTAGGATATGCACCAGTATTAACCGAATCATATAACTTACTGGTCAGTGATGAATATGGTTATGGTGAATACGACAATTATGATCCATTCCCAGCAGGTACAACTCGTCAAGTATATAAGTTTATAAGTGATACAAGATTTACTAGATTAAATGAATTATTGGATATTGCAAAAATTGACTAA
- the ydcV gene encoding Inner membrane ABC transporter permease protein YdcV, with translation MMKKTLKVLLVVFGYSIVYLPIFIITLLSFNKTSYTYEWTGFSFHWYKEIFINDNLREAIFRSLTIAVLSTIVATIAGTLIAIGINSLTKKNRVRMMVLNNIPVINPDIVTGISLMLVFSLLPLSFGMTTMLLAHIFFSIPFVVLTVLPKLKELDPNLFEAALDLGCTHIEGIYKVILPSIKTSIIAGALIAFTMSIDDFVISYFTTGDGYNNFSIWLYSALKVRSVNPGAYAYNTLIVFITIGVLGYINLRNRKTIKRRK, from the coding sequence ATGATGAAAAAAACATTAAAAGTACTTTTAGTAGTATTCGGATATTCAATCGTTTATCTGCCAATCTTTATTATTACTTTGTTAAGTTTTAATAAAACATCTTATACTTATGAATGGACTGGGTTTAGTTTTCATTGGTACAAGGAAATATTTATAAATGATAATTTAAGAGAAGCAATCTTTAGATCTTTAACAATTGCTGTATTAAGTACTATTGTTGCGACGATTGCTGGTACTCTAATAGCGATTGGAATTAATAGTTTAACAAAGAAGAATCGTGTTAGAATGATGGTTTTAAATAATATACCTGTGATTAATCCTGACATCGTTACGGGGATTAGCTTAATGTTAGTATTTAGTTTATTACCATTATCATTCGGGATGACAACAATGCTACTTGCACATATCTTCTTTAGTATTCCGTTTGTTGTATTAACGGTCTTACCAAAACTAAAAGAATTAGATCCTAACCTATTTGAAGCAGCGCTCGATTTAGGTTGTACTCATATTGAAGGTATATACAAAGTTATATTACCCTCAATTAAAACAAGTATTATCGCAGGAGCATTAATTGCATTCACAATGAGCATTGATGACTTCGTTATAAGTTATTTTACAACTGGAGATGGGTATAACAACTTCAGTATCTGGTTATACTCTGCGTTAAAAGTTCGTAGTGTTAACCCAGGAGCTTACGCCTACAACACACTTATTGTTTTTATTACAATTGGTGTCTTAGGATATATTAATTTAAGAAACAGAAAAACAATTAAAAGGAGAAAATAA
- the potB gene encoding Spermidine/putrescine transport system permease protein PotB — MGVLVLVPTILIVILSISDLNIFNIGPFTLNLDAFQIFEKEAVRIAVKNSIKFSLIATVVSFIIGYPIAYILANSNSKNKTLLVSLFIIPVWSNMLLRIMAWEILFFPESILNMFGISLDLIGTDLAIVIGMVSMYLPFMILPIYSVLEKIDKSLLDASKDLGANKITTFRKIVFPLSISGVVSGVIMTLLPAMTAFALPERLGGGKIKLIGNIVEEKFMTYGEYSAGSLISVLLMIIIVAMFIVTLRFDKEGEMLI, encoded by the coding sequence ATGGGCGTTCTAGTTCTTGTACCAACAATCCTTATTGTAATCCTCAGTATTAGTGATTTAAATATCTTTAATATTGGACCATTTACTTTAAATTTAGATGCATTTCAAATCTTTGAAAAAGAAGCAGTAAGAATTGCTGTTAAAAATAGTATTAAATTTAGCTTAATAGCTACGGTAGTTAGTTTTATCATTGGTTATCCAATAGCTTATATTCTAGCTAATAGTAATTCCAAGAATAAAACCTTATTAGTATCATTGTTCATCATTCCTGTATGGAGTAATATGTTACTAAGAATCATGGCCTGGGAAATCTTATTCTTCCCCGAAAGCATTTTAAATATGTTTGGAATCTCTCTTGATTTAATTGGGACAGATTTGGCGATTGTAATCGGAATGGTTTCAATGTATTTACCGTTTATGATTTTACCAATATATAGTGTTTTAGAAAAAATAGATAAGAGTCTTTTAGATGCTTCAAAAGACTTAGGAGCAAACAAAATAACTACCTTCAGAAAGATTGTTTTTCCCTTAAGTATTTCGGGAGTGGTCAGTGGAGTTATTATGACATTATTACCTGCGATGACAGCCTTTGCTTTACCAGAAAGATTAGGTGGAGGAAAAATTAAATTAATTGGTAATATTGTTGAAGAGAAATTTATGACATATGGGGAATATAGTGCTGGTAGTTTGATTAGTGTTTTACTAATGATTATTATTGTCGCTATGTTTATTGTCACCTTAAGATTTGATAAAGAAGGTGAGATGCTCATATGA
- the potA gene encoding Spermidine/putrescine import ATP-binding protein PotA, producing the protein MDEILVDLRHIKKSYDDNEVIKDLSLYIKKNEFVTLLGPSGCGKTTLLRIIGGFEEVDNGEVIFNGNDLLSVPAYKREINTVFQNYALFPHLNVFDNIAFGLHIKKQPKEEIEKLVLHALEMVKLSDFENRKINQLSGGQQQRVAIARAIVNKPKLLLLDEPLGSLDLKLRQDMQYELKEMQKELGISFIFVTHDQEEALTMSDTVVVMKDGVIQQIGSPLDIYNEPKNRFTASFIGESNIIEGIMKKDLLVHFEGLDFECVDKGFELNEAIEVVIRPEDIILSKPNPQKITGLVDDIIFKGVHYEIIVMVGEKEYVIQSTDPVAVGETVSLNFDPDDIHVMKHTDL; encoded by the coding sequence ATGGACGAAATCCTTGTTGATTTAAGACATATTAAAAAATCATATGATGATAATGAAGTAATAAAAGACTTATCATTATACATTAAGAAAAACGAATTCGTTACTTTACTAGGACCTTCTGGTTGTGGAAAAACGACTCTTTTAAGAATCATTGGAGGGTTTGAAGAAGTTGATAACGGTGAAGTGATTTTTAATGGGAACGATTTACTTAGTGTACCAGCATATAAGAGAGAGATTAATACTGTCTTTCAAAATTATGCGTTATTTCCTCATTTAAATGTGTTTGATAATATCGCGTTTGGACTTCATATTAAAAAACAACCAAAAGAAGAAATAGAAAAATTAGTTTTGCATGCTCTTGAAATGGTAAAACTTAGCGATTTTGAAAACCGTAAGATTAATCAACTTAGTGGTGGACAACAGCAAAGAGTTGCAATTGCTAGAGCAATTGTTAATAAACCTAAGTTGTTACTACTTGATGAACCTTTAGGAAGCTTAGATTTAAAATTACGTCAAGATATGCAGTATGAATTAAAAGAAATGCAAAAAGAACTAGGAATCAGTTTTATCTTTGTAACACACGACCAAGAAGAAGCTCTTACGATGAGTGATACAGTCGTTGTTATGAAAGACGGAGTAATCCAACAAATTGGTAGTCCTTTAGATATCTACAATGAACCTAAAAATAGATTTACAGCGAGTTTTATAGGTGAAAGTAATATTATTGAAGGAATCATGAAAAAGGACTTATTGGTACATTTTGAAGGGTTAGACTTTGAATGTGTTGATAAAGGCTTTGAATTGAATGAAGCTATTGAGGTTGTGATCCGTCCAGAAGATATCATTTTATCAAAACCAAATCCTCAAAAGATTACTGGTCTTGTCGATGATATTATTTTTAAAGGAGTCCATTACGAGATAATTGTTATGGTAGGAGAAAAAGAGTATGTTATTCAATCAACTGATCCAGTTGCAGTTGGAGAAACAGTTTCTCTTAATTTTGATCCTGACGATATCCATGTAATGAAACACACCGATCTCTAA
- the axe1-6A gene encoding Carbohydrate acetyl esterase/feruloyl esterase precursor has protein sequence MHEYRVLKMDSPELKKDKRIYIYLPKSYGISDKSYPVLYMHDGQNLFDDKTAFMGESWGIMDAYTEHPKLPELIIVGIDSDEDRANELVPYEFTGHDGKKAGGDADLYLKFITETLKPYIDLNYRTFKSPKNTGIMGSSFGGVNSTYAALVYGDYFTRFGCVSNAYYYGGFFNELKSLTKSSDLSSVKKFYMDAGTKETPNEAISKLYLDTNQEMYEILKEKIDESHLRYNVIEGAIHHETEWKKRFPDIIKYMFND, from the coding sequence ATGCATGAATATCGTGTTTTGAAAATGGACAGTCCCGAACTAAAAAAAGATAAACGAATCTATATTTACTTACCAAAAAGTTATGGAATTTCAGATAAATCTTATCCGGTTTTATATATGCATGATGGACAAAATCTATTTGATGACAAAACTGCCTTTATGGGAGAAAGCTGGGGGATTATGGATGCATATACAGAACATCCAAAATTACCAGAGCTTATCATCGTCGGAATTGATTCCGATGAGGATCGTGCTAATGAGTTAGTGCCTTATGAATTTACTGGGCATGACGGTAAGAAAGCTGGGGGAGATGCTGATTTATATCTGAAATTTATTACTGAAACTTTAAAGCCTTATATCGACCTTAATTATAGAACATTTAAATCACCAAAAAATACGGGAATTATGGGAAGTAGTTTTGGTGGAGTTAATTCAACATACGCTGCTTTAGTATATGGTGATTATTTTACACGTTTTGGTTGTGTTTCAAATGCTTATTACTATGGTGGATTCTTTAATGAGTTAAAATCACTTACTAAGAGTTCTGATTTAAGTAGTGTTAAGAAGTTCTATATGGATGCTGGTACAAAAGAAACACCTAATGAAGCAATCAGTAAGTTATATCTTGATACTAACCAGGAAATGTATGAAATACTTAAAGAGAAAATAGATGAATCACATCTAAGATATAATGTAATCGAAGGGGCAATTCACCATGAGACAGAATGGAAAAAGCGATTCCCTGATATAATTAAATATATGTTTAATGACTAA